A genomic stretch from Aminobacter aminovorans includes:
- the pgeF gene encoding peptidoglycan editing factor PgeF: MLNDSKPDPIRSNLLASAEANGIRHGYFTRIGGVSEGIYQGLNIGVGSDDDQSRVTENRRRVARWMGVPADHLLSLYQVHSPDVVIATGPFANGRPKADALVTDRPGIALGASSADCGPVLFADPQARIIGAAHAGWKGAFTGVLENTIAAMESLGARRERVLAVLGPSISVANYEVGPEFVARFVEGDGDNVRYFAPSANAGHHMFDLNLYTVDRLRKAGVKAEALNRCTYAEEDLFYSYRRTTHRKEADYGRQISAIALED; this comes from the coding sequence ATGCTGAACGACTCGAAACCGGATCCGATCCGGTCCAACTTGCTCGCCAGCGCGGAAGCCAACGGCATCCGCCACGGTTACTTTACCCGCATCGGCGGGGTCTCCGAAGGCATCTACCAGGGCCTTAACATCGGCGTTGGCTCGGACGACGACCAGTCGCGCGTCACCGAGAATCGTCGCCGCGTCGCGAGATGGATGGGTGTACCCGCAGACCACCTGCTCAGCCTTTACCAGGTCCACTCGCCCGATGTCGTCATTGCCACCGGCCCCTTTGCCAACGGCCGCCCCAAGGCCGACGCACTGGTAACCGACAGGCCCGGCATTGCGCTCGGCGCCTCGTCGGCCGATTGCGGCCCGGTGCTGTTTGCCGACCCGCAAGCGCGGATCATCGGTGCGGCCCATGCCGGCTGGAAGGGCGCCTTCACTGGCGTGCTCGAAAACACCATCGCTGCCATGGAAAGCCTCGGCGCCAGACGCGAGCGCGTCCTCGCAGTGCTCGGCCCTTCGATCAGCGTCGCCAATTACGAGGTCGGCCCCGAATTCGTCGCCCGCTTTGTCGAGGGGGATGGCGACAACGTCAGGTATTTCGCACCCTCTGCGAATGCCGGCCATCACATGTTCGACCTCAACCTCTACACGGTGGACCGCCTGCGCAAGGCAGGTGTGAAGGCCGAAGCCCTGAACCGCTGCACCTATGCGGAAGAGGACCTCTTTTATTCCTACCGGCGCACCACGCACCGCAAGGAAGCTGACTACGGGCGGCAGATTTCGGCAATTGCATTGGAGGACTGA
- a CDS encoding class I SAM-dependent methyltransferase, translating to MTALKTRIAGLIAASGPISVADYMALCLFDPSDGYYTTREPFGAEGDFTTAPEVSQMFGELVAVWLYAVWQASGRPTGATLAEIGPGRGTLMKDVLRVLSRLDAAFVASVSVALVETSPRLREVQKQTLADRNVRIDWHHTVATLPNAPLFIVGNELFDAIPTRQFVKLGAAWHERAVGLDEAGDLAFVAGPATVGSALLPADAATAPEGAIFEFAPARSGTMEAISEHIAASGGAGLFFDYGHLTSGIGDTLQALRKHHYDDVLAHPGEADLTSHVDFAALAMAARAHGLDAQLATQGEFLLAMGLLERAGKLGADADATGREKIRGEVERLAGPDAMGKLFKVLGVAPRGTRFPFPAVS from the coding sequence ATGACAGCGCTCAAGACGCGCATCGCAGGCCTGATCGCGGCATCGGGCCCGATCAGCGTCGCCGACTACATGGCGTTGTGCCTGTTCGACCCGTCCGACGGCTACTACACGACACGCGAGCCATTCGGTGCCGAGGGCGACTTCACCACGGCGCCCGAGGTCAGCCAGATGTTCGGCGAGCTCGTCGCCGTCTGGCTCTATGCCGTCTGGCAGGCATCGGGGCGTCCGACAGGCGCGACGCTGGCCGAAATAGGCCCCGGACGCGGCACCCTGATGAAGGACGTCCTCAGGGTGCTGAGCAGGCTCGATGCCGCCTTTGTCGCCAGCGTCTCGGTGGCGCTGGTCGAGACCAGCCCAAGGCTGCGCGAGGTACAGAAACAGACCCTCGCCGACCGAAACGTCCGGATCGATTGGCACCACACCGTGGCGACGCTGCCCAATGCGCCGCTGTTCATCGTCGGCAACGAATTGTTCGACGCCATCCCGACGCGCCAGTTCGTCAAGCTCGGCGCCGCCTGGCATGAGCGCGCCGTAGGCCTCGATGAGGCAGGCGACCTTGCCTTCGTCGCCGGTCCGGCAACCGTAGGCTCCGCACTTTTGCCAGCAGATGCCGCAACCGCGCCCGAGGGCGCGATCTTCGAGTTCGCGCCGGCGCGCAGCGGCACTATGGAGGCCATTTCGGAGCACATCGCCGCGTCTGGCGGGGCCGGGCTGTTCTTCGACTACGGCCATCTCACGTCAGGCATCGGCGACACGCTGCAGGCGTTGCGCAAGCACCACTATGACGACGTGCTCGCGCATCCCGGCGAGGCTGATCTGACCTCGCATGTCGACTTCGCAGCCCTTGCCATGGCTGCTCGAGCCCACGGGCTCGATGCGCAACTGGCAACCCAGGGCGAGTTCCTGCTCGCCATGGGGCTGCTCGAACGCGCCGGCAAGCTCGGTGCCGATGCGGACGCCACCGGGCGTGAAAAGATCCGCGGCGAGGTCGAACGGCTCGCCGGCCCGGACGCCATGGGAAAGCTGTTCAAGGTGCTTGGCGTCGCTCCGCGTGGCACAAGATTTCCCTTCCCCGCCGTCAGTTGA
- the lgt gene encoding prolipoprotein diacylglyceryl transferase, translated as MREYLALPLAALPFPNIDPVIVQLGPLAIHWYGLGYIIGILFAWWYAKRLVTDARLWPNGVLPMKPEALDDFLVWAAAGVVLGGRIGYILFYDLARYISNPLDIFAVWQGGMSFHGGLLGVTLAMVLFARKNGILVWSLIDVVAAGVPVGLGLVRLANFINSELWGRVTDVPWAVEFPTGGPFLRHPSQIYEALLEGLVLFFVLYFLTHSRLKLKTPRFIAGAFVCGYGLSRIFVEFFREPDQQIGYLLGGWLTMGMVLSVPMLLIGLWAMLSARPVTQIARPA; from the coding sequence TTGAGAGAATACCTTGCCTTGCCGCTGGCCGCCCTGCCCTTTCCGAACATCGATCCCGTGATCGTGCAGCTCGGGCCACTGGCCATTCACTGGTACGGCCTGGGCTACATCATTGGCATCCTGTTTGCCTGGTGGTACGCCAAGCGGCTGGTGACCGACGCACGCCTGTGGCCGAACGGCGTGCTGCCGATGAAACCCGAAGCCCTGGACGATTTCCTGGTCTGGGCAGCGGCAGGCGTCGTGCTCGGCGGCCGCATCGGCTACATCCTGTTCTACGACCTCGCCCGATACATCTCCAATCCGCTCGACATCTTCGCGGTATGGCAGGGCGGCATGTCGTTCCATGGCGGTTTGCTCGGCGTCACCCTGGCCATGGTGCTGTTCGCCCGCAAGAACGGCATCCTCGTCTGGTCGCTGATCGACGTCGTCGCCGCCGGCGTGCCGGTCGGCCTCGGGCTGGTGCGTCTCGCAAACTTCATCAATTCGGAGCTCTGGGGCCGGGTGACCGACGTGCCATGGGCCGTCGAATTCCCGACCGGCGGACCGTTCCTGCGCCATCCGAGCCAGATCTACGAAGCCCTGCTCGAAGGCCTGGTGCTTTTCTTCGTGCTGTATTTCCTTACCCATTCCAGGCTCAAGCTCAAGACGCCGCGTTTCATCGCCGGCGCCTTCGTCTGCGGCTATGGCTTGTCGCGCATCTTCGTCGAGTTCTTCCGCGAGCCGGACCAGCAGATCGGCTATCTCCTAGGCGGTTGGCTGACCATGGGCATGGTGCTGTCGGTACCGATGCTGCTGATCGGCCTGTGGGCGATGCTGTCGGCCAGGCCGGTCACCCAGATCGCAAGGCCGGCATGA
- a CDS encoding accessory factor UbiK family protein, whose product MTTGPNRILDEFAKLMTDAAGAAQGVRREVETAFRSQAERAMNSLELVQREEFEAVRDMAIKARAENKALVARIEALEAQLAGRAGEDADKASPAASPKPRTKK is encoded by the coding sequence ATGACGACCGGACCGAACCGCATTCTGGATGAATTCGCCAAGTTGATGACCGATGCCGCGGGTGCCGCGCAAGGTGTCAGGCGCGAGGTCGAAACCGCGTTCCGTTCGCAGGCCGAGCGGGCGATGAATTCGCTCGAGCTGGTCCAGCGCGAGGAGTTCGAGGCGGTTCGCGACATGGCGATCAAGGCACGTGCCGAAAACAAGGCGCTGGTTGCCCGTATCGAGGCGCTCGAGGCTCAACTCGCCGGCCGCGCCGGCGAAGATGCCGACAAGGCCTCACCGGCGGCCTCGCCGAAGCCCCGTACAAAGAAATAA
- a CDS encoding YbjN domain-containing protein — protein MELLELEFSREIHPVDVIEQVAHNNDWAFERAGDDEISISVVGNWTEYQVSFSWMEDFEALHLACAFDVKVPESRTLEILRLLSLINEQMLFGHFDLWETEGAIMFRQSLLLAGGVEPTSQQVEVLLSSALEACECYFQAFQFVVWSGTSAKDALASVLFETHGNA, from the coding sequence ATGGAACTTCTCGAACTCGAGTTCTCCCGCGAAATCCATCCGGTGGATGTCATCGAGCAGGTGGCTCATAACAACGACTGGGCGTTCGAACGTGCCGGCGACGACGAGATTTCGATTTCGGTTGTCGGCAACTGGACCGAATACCAGGTTTCGTTTTCCTGGATGGAAGACTTCGAGGCCCTGCACCTGGCATGCGCATTCGACGTCAAGGTACCGGAAAGCCGTACGCTTGAGATCCTCAGGCTCTTGTCGCTGATCAACGAGCAGATGCTGTTCGGGCATTTCGACCTTTGGGAAACCGAAGGCGCGATCATGTTCCGCCAGTCGCTGCTGCTTGCCGGTGGCGTCGAGCCGACCAGCCAGCAGGTCGAAGTGCTGCTGTCGTCGGCGCTCGAAGCCTGCGAATGCTATTTCCAGGCGTTCCAGTTCGTCGTCTGGTCGGGCACCTCGGCCAAGGATGCGCTGGCAAGCGTGCTGTTCGAGACGCACGGTAACGCTTGA
- a CDS encoding tRNA-binding protein: MSSHKARKPEISFADFDKVDIRTGTVVEVEPFPEARKPAFKLKIDFGAEIGVKKSSAQITKYYTPATLLGRQVFAVVNFPPRQIGPFMSEVLTLGFPDQDGDVVLGAIERKVPDGGRLF; encoded by the coding sequence ATGAGTTCGCACAAGGCGCGCAAGCCCGAGATCAGCTTTGCCGACTTCGACAAGGTTGATATACGCACCGGCACGGTCGTCGAGGTCGAGCCGTTTCCGGAGGCGCGCAAGCCGGCTTTCAAGCTGAAGATCGATTTTGGCGCCGAGATCGGCGTCAAGAAGTCGTCGGCGCAGATCACCAAATACTACACGCCCGCGACCCTGCTGGGTCGGCAGGTGTTTGCCGTCGTCAACTTCCCGCCGCGCCAGATCGGCCCGTTCATGTCGGAAGTGCTGACGCTCGGTTTCCCGGATCAGGATGGCGACGTCGTGCTCGGCGCCATAGAACGCAAGGTGCCGGACGGCGGAAGACTATTCTAG
- a CDS encoding glycosyltransferase family 4 protein, translating into MRILMVTDAWRPQINGVVHTLERLAETLTAFDAEADFLTPNIFRTLPMPTYPDIRLALTTPGNVARIIDERRPDHIHLVTEGPLGMMARRYCLARNRPFTTSYHTRFPEYVSARLPLPESWTYGLLRNFHNSGQGCMVATQSLADDLASRGFEKLRPWTRGVDIKHFHPDKKVEMDLPRPIFLCVGRIAVEKNLPAFLDLDLPGTKVLVGDGPELERLKARYPEAHFLGRRPSDELAEIYASSDVFVFPSRTDTFGNVIIEALASGTPVAAYPVTGPIDIVGDGIGGVVSEDLREAALGALKIDRTEARERAMRYTWNACAEMFLYNVRAAYTT; encoded by the coding sequence TTGCGCATCCTGATGGTCACCGACGCCTGGCGTCCGCAGATCAACGGCGTCGTCCACACGCTCGAACGGCTCGCCGAAACCCTGACCGCCTTCGACGCCGAAGCCGACTTCCTGACCCCGAACATCTTCCGCACCTTGCCGATGCCGACCTATCCCGACATCAGGCTGGCGCTGACGACACCTGGCAACGTCGCCCGGATCATCGACGAGCGCAGGCCCGACCACATCCATCTCGTCACCGAAGGCCCGCTCGGCATGATGGCGCGGCGCTATTGCCTCGCCCGCAACCGCCCCTTCACCACCAGCTACCACACCCGCTTTCCCGAATATGTCAGTGCCCGCCTGCCGCTGCCGGAGAGCTGGACCTACGGCCTGCTGCGCAATTTCCACAATTCCGGCCAGGGTTGCATGGTCGCAACCCAGTCGCTTGCCGACGACCTCGCATCGCGCGGCTTCGAGAAGCTCAGGCCATGGACGCGTGGCGTCGACATCAAGCACTTCCATCCCGACAAGAAGGTCGAGATGGACCTGCCTCGGCCGATCTTCCTGTGTGTCGGCCGCATTGCGGTAGAGAAGAACCTGCCGGCCTTCCTCGACCTCGACCTGCCCGGCACCAAGGTGCTTGTCGGCGACGGGCCGGAACTCGAAAGGCTGAAGGCAAGATATCCGGAGGCGCATTTCCTCGGGCGCCGGCCGAGCGACGAACTGGCCGAGATCTACGCCTCATCCGACGTCTTCGTCTTCCCGAGCCGCACCGACACCTTCGGCAATGTCATCATCGAGGCGCTGGCCAGTGGCACGCCGGTCGCCGCCTATCCGGTGACGGGGCCGATCGACATCGTCGGCGACGGCATTGGCGGGGTGGTATCGGAAGACCTGCGCGAGGCTGCGCTGGGGGCGCTCAAAATCGACCGCACCGAGGCCCGCGAGCGGGCCATGCGCTACACCTGGAATGCCTGCGCGGAAATGTTCCTGTACAATGTGAGGGCGGCCTACACGACCTAG
- a CDS encoding MetQ/NlpA family ABC transporter substrate-binding protein has translation MTEITKSVSNRNTISRRSALAALLASVVTVISFTVPHHALAEDKAAIKVGIISGEDEDVWRVVKAEAAKQGLEIETVVFNDYTQPNEALERGEIDANAFQHQPYLDNQIKTQGYHITPVGYTGLWPIGLYSKKHAKLEALPEAAVIGVPNDPSNEGRALRVLADAGLIKLKDGTGILATVADIVENPKKFEIKELDAGIVGRSVEDLDAAVVNTDWALKSGLKPENRIAQEPVADNPYRNFIAVKTGSENEGWVKKLVAAYQNETVKAEFDRVYKGTGVAAY, from the coding sequence ATGACCGAGATCACCAAATCCGTTTCCAACCGCAACACGATCAGCCGGCGCTCGGCACTTGCCGCGCTGCTCGCCTCCGTCGTCACCGTCATCAGCTTCACCGTTCCGCACCACGCGCTTGCCGAAGACAAGGCCGCGATCAAGGTAGGCATCATCTCGGGCGAGGACGAGGATGTCTGGCGCGTGGTCAAGGCCGAAGCCGCCAAGCAGGGCCTCGAGATCGAGACTGTCGTGTTCAATGACTACACCCAGCCCAACGAGGCGCTGGAGCGCGGCGAGATCGACGCCAACGCCTTCCAGCACCAGCCCTATCTCGACAACCAGATCAAGACGCAGGGCTACCACATCACCCCCGTCGGCTATACCGGCCTGTGGCCGATCGGCCTCTATTCCAAGAAGCACGCCAAGCTCGAGGCGCTGCCTGAGGCCGCCGTCATCGGCGTGCCCAACGATCCGTCCAACGAAGGTCGCGCACTTCGCGTGCTCGCTGACGCCGGCCTGATCAAGCTGAAGGACGGCACCGGCATCCTGGCGACCGTCGCCGACATCGTTGAAAACCCGAAGAAGTTCGAGATCAAGGAGCTCGACGCCGGCATCGTCGGCCGTTCGGTCGAGGACCTCGACGCAGCGGTTGTCAATACCGATTGGGCGCTGAAGAGTGGCCTCAAGCCCGAGAACCGCATCGCCCAAGAGCCGGTTGCCGACAATCCGTACCGCAACTTCATCGCCGTCAAGACGGGCAGCGAGAACGAGGGCTGGGTCAAGAAACTCGTCGCCGCTTACCAGAACGAGACCGTCAAGGCCGAGTTCGACCGCGTCTACAAGGGCACCGGCGTCGCCGCCTACTGA
- a CDS encoding methionine ABC transporter ATP-binding protein gives MTQHFATIGGVSPPFDAALSDIVVRIVDLKRRFGQTPAVDGVSLTVRKGEVLGIIGRSGAGKSTLIRCLNGLEQPDSGQIFVEGREITGLSERELQPLRRRIGMIFQHFNLLSAKTVEENVALPLKIEGLPKAERLKRAAELLELVGLADKAKAYPASLSGGQKQRVGIARALAARPVVLLSDEATSALDPETTRSILALLKDINRKLGLTILLITHEMEVIRSIADRVAVIDAGRIVEEGPVWSTFADPRTEVTRSLLAGIRPQLPQAITARLAGAGREAILRVDISGEAARRPLLQELACAASSRFRLVHGGIDTIQGEPVGTLFLGVEAASRGIAEIVEFLNARDARVEVLGYVTDNV, from the coding sequence ATGACCCAGCATTTTGCAACCATCGGAGGGGTGTCGCCGCCTTTCGATGCCGCGCTGTCGGATATTGTCGTGCGCATCGTCGACCTCAAGCGGCGGTTCGGCCAGACGCCCGCCGTCGACGGCGTTTCGCTTACCGTGCGCAAGGGCGAGGTGCTTGGTATCATCGGCCGCAGCGGCGCCGGCAAGTCGACGCTGATCCGCTGCCTGAACGGGCTGGAACAGCCTGATAGCGGCCAGATCTTCGTCGAGGGCCGCGAAATCACTGGCCTCAGTGAGCGCGAGCTGCAACCGCTGCGCCGGCGCATCGGCATGATCTTCCAGCACTTCAACCTTTTGTCGGCCAAGACAGTCGAGGAAAATGTCGCCCTGCCGCTCAAGATCGAAGGCCTGCCGAAAGCCGAGCGGCTCAAGCGCGCGGCCGAACTGCTCGAACTCGTCGGCCTCGCAGACAAAGCCAAGGCCTATCCGGCCTCGCTGTCAGGCGGGCAGAAGCAGCGTGTCGGCATCGCGCGCGCGCTCGCCGCGCGCCCGGTAGTGCTGCTCTCCGACGAAGCGACCTCGGCGCTGGACCCCGAGACGACCCGCTCGATCCTCGCGCTTCTGAAGGACATCAACCGCAAGCTCGGCCTGACAATCCTGCTGATCACCCACGAGATGGAGGTCATCCGCAGCATTGCCGACCGCGTCGCCGTCATCGACGCAGGGCGCATCGTCGAGGAGGGGCCAGTATGGTCGACCTTCGCCGATCCGCGCACCGAAGTGACTCGCAGCCTGCTCGCAGGCATCCGGCCGCAACTGCCTCAGGCAATCACCGCCCGCCTTGCAGGTGCCGGACGCGAAGCGATCCTGCGTGTCGACATTTCAGGCGAAGCAGCGCGCCGCCCGTTGCTGCAGGAGCTGGCATGCGCAGCATCCAGCCGATTCCGGCTCGTTCATGGCGGCATCGACACCATCCAGGGCGAGCCGGTGGGCACGCTGTTCCTCGGTGTCGAAGCCGCATCGCGCGGAATAGCCGAGATTGTCGAATTCCTGAATGCCCGCGATGCCCGGGTCGAGGTGCTTGGTTATGTCACAGATAATGTTTGA
- a CDS encoding methionine ABC transporter permease, producing MSQIMFELLLRSLWETVLMTAASGLISLVFGLPLGLALVATDRGGIASNRWINGVLGALVNGFRSVPFIILLVALIPLTRLIVGTSIGTWAAIVPLAIAATPYYARIAEVSLREVDRGLIEAVRAMGGGRWAIIREVLVPEALPGIVAGFTVTLVTLVGASAMAGAIGAGGLGDLAIRYGYQRFETAVMVAVVAVLIVLVCGIQWIGDRLVTRLDRRA from the coding sequence ATGTCACAGATAATGTTTGAACTGCTGTTGCGCTCGCTGTGGGAGACGGTGTTGATGACGGCGGCATCGGGGCTGATCTCGCTCGTCTTCGGCTTGCCGCTGGGCCTGGCACTTGTTGCCACCGACCGTGGCGGCATCGCCTCCAATCGCTGGATCAACGGGGTCCTCGGCGCTCTCGTCAACGGCTTCCGCTCGGTGCCGTTCATCATCCTTTTGGTGGCGCTGATCCCGCTGACTCGGCTGATCGTCGGCACCTCGATCGGCACCTGGGCGGCGATCGTGCCGCTGGCGATTGCCGCCACGCCGTATTATGCGCGCATTGCCGAAGTGTCGCTGCGCGAGGTCGATCGCGGCCTTATCGAGGCGGTGCGGGCGATGGGCGGTGGCCGCTGGGCGATCATCCGCGAGGTGCTGGTGCCCGAGGCGCTGCCGGGTATCGTCGCGGGCTTCACAGTGACGCTGGTGACGCTGGTCGGCGCCTCGGCCATGGCGGGTGCCATCGGCGCGGGCGGGCTCGGCGACCTCGCCATACGCTACGGCTACCAGCGTTTCGAGACGGCTGTCATGGTTGCTGTGGTGGCAGTGCTGATCGTGCTCGTCTGCGGCATCCAGTGGATCGGCGACAGGCTGGTGACGCGGCTCGACCGCCGCGCCTGA
- a CDS encoding ATP-binding protein, whose translation MATTDMERTGGGGLGTRSWRALTAVPRSWNRFWRRVSLYMPKRLYARSLLIVITPMILLQSVVAFVFMERHWQTVTVRLSQAVTRDIAGIIDLLDTFPQPESYAQIIRIAQERMSLKIDLLPAEPLPPPGPKPFFSILDQALSTEIRKQINKPFWLDTVGNSNIVEVRVQLDDKVLRVFVRRSQAYASNTHIFLLWMVGTSLVLLTIAIPFLRNQIRPILQLTEAAESFGKGRPMPPNFRPRGAEEVRRAGFAFIQMRERIERQIDQRTAMLTGVSHDLRTILTRFKLQLALSGSKVDTEALSQDVDDMQSMLEAYLAFARGEASEDPGRFDLTSYLDKIGEEARLRKRKLKVTLVGEPEVHVRPNAFARLLQNVVGNAFRYAKEVEVKAVHDRGMLVVMVDDNGPGIPEEKREEVFKPFFRLDEARNLDSTGTGLGLAVARDIARSHGGDIKLSDSPLGGLRAMIRVPA comes from the coding sequence ATGGCAACCACCGACATGGAACGGACCGGCGGAGGCGGTCTTGGCACACGCAGCTGGCGTGCGCTGACGGCAGTGCCGCGCAGTTGGAACCGCTTCTGGCGGCGCGTGTCGCTCTACATGCCCAAGCGGCTCTATGCCCGCTCGCTGCTTATCGTCATCACGCCAATGATCCTGCTGCAGTCGGTCGTCGCCTTCGTCTTCATGGAGCGGCATTGGCAGACGGTCACTGTTCGCCTGTCGCAGGCGGTGACGCGCGACATCGCAGGCATCATCGACCTGCTCGACACTTTTCCGCAGCCTGAGAGCTACGCACAGATCATCCGCATCGCCCAGGAGCGCATGTCGCTGAAGATCGACCTGCTGCCAGCCGAGCCCCTGCCGCCCCCCGGCCCGAAACCATTCTTCTCGATCCTCGACCAGGCGCTGTCGACCGAAATCCGCAAGCAGATCAACAAGCCGTTCTGGCTCGACACCGTCGGCAACTCCAACATCGTCGAGGTGCGCGTGCAGCTCGACGACAAGGTGCTTAGAGTCTTCGTCCGCCGAAGCCAGGCTTACGCCTCGAACACCCACATCTTCCTGTTGTGGATGGTCGGCACCTCGCTGGTGCTGCTGACGATCGCCATTCCGTTCCTGCGCAACCAGATCCGCCCGATCCTGCAGCTGACCGAAGCCGCCGAAAGCTTCGGCAAGGGCCGGCCGATGCCGCCCAACTTCCGGCCGCGCGGCGCCGAGGAGGTGCGGCGCGCCGGCTTCGCCTTCATCCAGATGCGCGAACGCATCGAACGCCAGATCGACCAGCGCACGGCGATGCTGACCGGCGTCAGCCACGACCTGCGCACCATTTTGACCCGCTTCAAGCTGCAGCTCGCGCTGTCGGGCAGCAAGGTCGACACCGAGGCGCTGAGCCAGGATGTCGACGACATGCAGTCTATGCTCGAGGCCTATCTCGCCTTTGCCCGCGGCGAGGCGTCGGAGGACCCAGGCCGCTTCGACCTCACCAGCTATCTCGACAAGATCGGCGAGGAAGCCCGGCTGCGCAAGCGCAAGCTCAAGGTGACGCTTGTCGGCGAGCCGGAAGTGCACGTCCGCCCGAACGCCTTTGCCCGCCTGCTGCAGAACGTCGTCGGCAACGCCTTCCGCTACGCCAAGGAGGTCGAGGTCAAGGCCGTCCACGATCGCGGCATGCTGGTGGTCATGGTCGACGACAACGGCCCCGGCATTCCCGAGGAAAAGCGCGAAGAGGTGTTCAAGCCGTTCTTCCGGCTCGACGAGGCACGCAATCTAGATTCGACCGGTACAGGCCTCGGCCTGGCTGTAGCCCGCGACATTGCGCGCAGCCATGGCGGCGACATCAAGTTGAGCGACAGCCCGCTGGGCGGCCTGCGCGCGATGATCCGCGTACCGGCCTGA
- a CDS encoding response regulator → MENNEKTASQATLGDDAPHLLVVDDDTRIRNLLKQYLTENGFRVTVAGNADEARRKLAGLDFDLLILDVMMPGENGIELTKSLRDQKDVPILMLTALSETDSRITGLEAGADDYLPKPFDPRELILRINNILRRGGPAATPKVEQLVFGPYTFQIARRELKRGGEALKLTDREQEILAIFAARAGETIPRHELVTGDSEVGERTIDVQINRLRRKIERDPANPVWLQTVRGIGYRLSVE, encoded by the coding sequence ATGGAGAATAACGAAAAGACGGCCAGCCAGGCCACGTTGGGCGACGATGCTCCGCATCTGCTCGTCGTCGACGACGATACGCGCATCCGCAACCTGCTCAAGCAGTATCTGACCGAAAACGGCTTTCGCGTTACTGTCGCGGGCAATGCCGACGAAGCGCGGCGCAAGCTTGCCGGCCTCGACTTCGACCTTCTCATCCTCGACGTGATGATGCCGGGCGAAAACGGCATCGAGCTGACGAAGTCGCTGCGCGACCAGAAGGACGTGCCGATCCTGATGCTGACGGCATTGTCGGAGACCGACAGCCGCATCACCGGCCTCGAAGCCGGCGCCGACGACTATCTGCCCAAGCCGTTCGACCCGCGCGAACTGATCCTCAGGATCAACAACATCCTGCGCCGTGGCGGCCCGGCGGCGACGCCGAAGGTCGAGCAGCTGGTGTTCGGCCCCTACACCTTCCAGATCGCGCGGCGCGAACTGAAGCGCGGCGGCGAAGCCCTCAAGCTTACCGACCGCGAACAGGAGATTCTCGCCATCTTTGCCGCGCGCGCCGGCGAGACCATCCCGCGCCACGAACTGGTGACGGGTGATTCCGAGGTCGGCGAGCGCACCATCGACGTGCAGATCAACCGCCTGCGACGCAAGATCGAGCGCGATCCGGCGAATCCCGTCTGGCTGCAGACGGTGCGCGGCATCGGCTACCGACTTAGCGTGGAATAG
- a CDS encoding MarR family winged helix-turn-helix transcriptional regulator, which produces MAQRSGATAQPIRTAVTADEGIDFSIIELMYFAYRDFTSDPDQILAEYGFGRAHHRVLHFVNRLPGLTVAELLDVLKITKQSLARVLKQLIDAGYIVQVQGPRDRRQRELYPTPKGRTLTLALARPQSRRIHAALEGAGETERAWIERFLKAMVNPELRAQIDHLPGNTPGKDHGE; this is translated from the coding sequence ATGGCACAACGCAGCGGCGCAACCGCCCAACCGATCCGCACCGCCGTGACGGCAGACGAAGGCATCGATTTCTCGATCATCGAGCTGATGTATTTCGCCTATCGCGACTTCACCTCCGACCCCGACCAGATCCTCGCCGAATACGGTTTCGGCCGCGCCCATCACCGCGTGCTGCACTTCGTCAACCGCCTGCCCGGGCTGACGGTTGCCGAACTGCTCGACGTGCTCAAGATCACCAAGCAGAGCCTGGCGCGCGTGCTCAAGCAACTCATCGACGCTGGCTACATCGTCCAGGTCCAGGGGCCGCGTGACAGGCGCCAGCGCGAGCTCTATCCGACGCCCAAGGGACGCACATTGACACTGGCGCTGGCGCGGCCACAGTCACGCCGCATCCATGCGGCACTGGAGGGCGCGGGAGAGACCGAGCGGGCCTGGATCGAAAGATTCCTTAAGGCGATGGTCAATCCCGAATTAAGGGCGCAGATTGATCATCTGCCCGGAAACACGCCGGGGAAAGACCATGGAGAATAA